The proteins below are encoded in one region of Winogradskyella helgolandensis:
- a CDS encoding VF530 family protein, with translation MSTQPNNPLHGVKLEQIITELQAHYGWEYMGYQIKIRCFTENPSVKSSLKFLRRTPWARTKVETMYLDYLKKNKN, from the coding sequence ATGTCTACACAACCCAACAATCCACTTCACGGAGTAAAGCTAGAACAGATTATTACTGAATTACAAGCGCATTATGGTTGGGAATATATGGGCTATCAAATAAAGATTCGTTGCTTTACGGAAAATCCGTCAGTAAAATCGAGCTTAAAGTTTTTAAGGCGCACACCTTGGGCTAGAACTAAGGTTGAGACTATGTATTTAGACTATTTAAAAAAGAATAAGAATTAA
- a CDS encoding tRNA (cytidine(34)-2'-O)-methyltransferase, with the protein MPLNIVLIEPEIPNNTGNIGRLALASGSTLHLVKPFGFEIDDKRLKRAGLDYWQHLEVIYYDNTKDFFSKNRDAKMVFLSSHGTKSHWEITFEDDMFLVFGKESVGLPKPLIESHKSQLFKIPLYSESIRSLNLANAVGIIVYEGLRQIEQS; encoded by the coding sequence ATGCCGCTTAACATCGTCCTCATAGAACCCGAAATCCCAAATAACACTGGTAACATCGGTCGGTTAGCATTAGCTTCAGGATCCACATTACATTTAGTAAAACCTTTTGGATTTGAAATAGATGACAAACGTTTAAAACGTGCAGGACTCGACTATTGGCAACATCTAGAAGTCATCTACTACGATAATACCAAAGACTTCTTCTCAAAAAACAGAGATGCTAAAATGGTCTTTTTATCTAGTCATGGAACAAAATCGCATTGGGAAATTACATTTGAAGATGACATGTTTTTAGTTTTTGGCAAAGAATCTGTCGGCTTGCCTAAACCACTAATAGAAAGCCATAAATCACAACTTTTTAAAATTCCGTTGTATAGCGAATCTATACGAAGTCTCAATTTAGCCAATGCTGTAGGCATCATTGTATATGAAGGCTTACGGCAAATAGAGCAAAGTTGA
- a CDS encoding peroxiredoxin-like family protein: protein MNKLREQTDAKIAMGRKNNPDFMKGVDDIIRKAKEFQQGKNAIKIGEKAPNFKLPNPQEKLISLSTFLNEGPVVITFYRGSWCPYCNLQLRALQAKLNDIKTLGATLIAISPEHPDGSLTKDEISKMDFIVLSDQDAKVASQYGVAWEVPEFLMEHMRVDRNLDLKKINNGNDTILPIPATFIIGSDGIVKWSYVNVDYRTRSEPDEIIEALKNLS from the coding sequence ATGAATAAACTAAGAGAACAAACGGACGCTAAAATTGCTATGGGACGAAAAAACAATCCTGATTTTATGAAAGGGGTTGATGATATTATTCGTAAAGCAAAGGAGTTTCAACAAGGAAAAAACGCAATTAAAATTGGAGAAAAAGCACCAAATTTTAAGTTGCCTAACCCACAGGAAAAATTAATATCATTATCTACTTTTCTCAACGAAGGTCCTGTTGTTATCACATTTTATCGTGGTAGTTGGTGCCCATATTGCAATTTGCAACTTAGAGCCTTGCAAGCAAAATTAAACGACATAAAGACATTAGGTGCCACATTAATTGCCATTAGCCCTGAACATCCGGATGGGTCATTGACAAAAGATGAAATTAGTAAAATGGATTTTATCGTATTATCTGATCAAGATGCTAAAGTTGCCTCACAATATGGTGTTGCTTGGGAAGTTCCAGAATTTCTGATGGAACATATGCGAGTAGATCGTAATCTCGATTTGAAAAAAATCAATAATGGAAATGATACTATACTACCTATTCCAGCCACTTTTATAATTGGAAGTGATGGAATCGTTAAATGGAGCTATGTTAATGTTGATTATAGAACACGTTCTGAACCTGATGAGATTATTGAAGCTTTGAAAAACTTATCTTAG
- a CDS encoding DUF6500 family protein → MTSVLKEKILEVCDKKVSQKGTNVGISFYAFFKNKNDNPELLMEAATWWIKTQQLDHFEKAVKIKELVKDL, encoded by the coding sequence ATGACTTCAGTTTTAAAAGAAAAAATTCTAGAAGTTTGCGATAAAAAGGTGTCTCAAAAAGGGACTAATGTAGGCATTTCATTTTATGCATTCTTTAAAAATAAAAATGATAATCCAGAATTGTTAATGGAAGCTGCAACGTGGTGGATAAAAACCCAGCAATTAGATCATTTTGAAAAGGCGGTTAAGATTAAGGAATTAGTAAAAGATTTATAA
- a CDS encoding tryptophan-rich sensory protein, translating into MKKGLQIGNGIALISTIIVNYLSNTGLLNNTTIGEVSNSYRSLFTPAGYTFAIWGLIYVMLLGFAIYQGRSLFIKVKNDDFVLKTGWWFMLSCLFNSLWVFAWIYEYTALSCVFIFLLLFSLLKVVFNNRMELDDKPLPIIAFVWWPFVIYSGWVTVASIANVSTYLVKIGWDGFGLSEVTWTVILIVIAVVINLMITWRRNMREFALVGAWALIGIGNANLLMNETIMYVAFISAALLLLSSSIHGFKNRDTNPFNKL; encoded by the coding sequence ATGAAAAAAGGTCTACAAATAGGCAATGGTATCGCATTGATTTCTACTATCATTGTCAATTATCTTTCTAATACAGGGCTCTTAAATAATACAACAATTGGTGAGGTATCTAATAGTTATAGATCTTTGTTTACACCGGCAGGTTATACATTTGCGATTTGGGGATTGATTTATGTAATGCTTTTAGGGTTTGCGATTTACCAAGGAAGAAGTCTGTTTATAAAAGTTAAAAATGATGATTTTGTTTTAAAAACGGGTTGGTGGTTTATGCTGTCTTGTTTATTTAATTCGCTTTGGGTGTTTGCATGGATTTATGAATATACGGCTCTGTCTTGTGTTTTTATATTCCTTCTTCTTTTTTCATTATTAAAGGTGGTATTTAACAACAGAATGGAGTTAGATGATAAACCATTACCCATTATTGCTTTTGTTTGGTGGCCTTTCGTGATATATTCTGGTTGGGTAACGGTAGCGAGTATTGCTAATGTGTCAACGTATTTAGTGAAAATAGGTTGGGATGGTTTTGGATTATCTGAGGTCACTTGGACTGTTATATTAATTGTAATTGCAGTTGTTATAAATTTAATGATAACATGGAGACGCAATATGAGAGAGTTTGCTCTTGTTGGTGCTTGGGCTTTGATTGGTATAGGTAATGCTAATTTATTAATGAATGAAACTATAATGTATGTTGCATTTATAAGTGCAGCTTTATTACTGTTAAGTAGCTCTATACATGGTTTTAAAAACCGAGATACAAATCCATTTAATAAGCTTTAG
- a CDS encoding ABC transporter ATP-binding protein: protein MAKKQKKSYNISLLQLFKKLFSYIKPYKHLVVATLVLTLIGAFLAQVNALILRYAVDELTVIKDENKTLQDGFTLLITISVILLSKELIYAIVQFGQKFYGEKMKIYISRDFAQQVVDKILTYKMAFYSSSENESGKLQTRIDLGVSSLTQLVKNFFIDILPLFTTAIIALVFMFQANLYVGLVSLGIIPLFFYISSLQAKKLKGFRRTMRGYRESRNNGIIDLINSITVIKSFTREHLESKKHEVIQLDMTENQMKTRQLSFLFDGVKTFTEQFGVVIIIVLTAYFVLNGTMSIGAIMFHILLFNNVSAPIRQLHRIYDEVNDALIYSEAFFDIMEADETEFSGTYIPEKVIGNFELKNVDFAYPNGTKALFDVSMVIKPNTINAMVGLSGAGKSTVVNLLDKFYEPSSGTILLDGVDLQEYDTLWLRDNIGLVLQKNHIFNGTIEENILYGKENATHEEVVEAAIKAHIHEQIIELPEGYNSKATLLSGGQKQRVSIARLFLKNPPIIFLDEPTASLDAIATQQIKKSLDSIKKGRTVIIISHSISQIIDAENVIVLEKGKVMEEGTHEELYDNEGAYHDIFNAMANSLNIEKITDTMNE from the coding sequence ATGGCTAAAAAACAAAAAAAATCATATAACATCTCTTTATTACAGCTTTTTAAAAAATTATTTAGCTACATAAAACCTTATAAGCATTTAGTCGTAGCCACTTTAGTTTTAACCCTTATTGGCGCTTTTCTCGCACAAGTAAATGCACTCATATTACGATATGCTGTAGATGAACTTACCGTCATTAAAGATGAAAATAAAACCTTACAAGATGGCTTTACACTTTTAATAACGATTAGCGTTATTTTATTATCTAAAGAATTGATTTATGCGATAGTTCAATTTGGTCAAAAGTTTTATGGCGAAAAGATGAAAATCTATATTTCTCGCGATTTTGCGCAACAAGTCGTCGATAAAATACTAACCTATAAAATGGCTTTTTATAGCTCATCAGAAAATGAAAGTGGCAAATTACAAACCCGAATAGATCTCGGAGTATCAAGTCTGACGCAATTGGTTAAGAATTTCTTTATCGATATTTTACCTTTATTTACAACAGCTATTATAGCGTTGGTTTTTATGTTTCAAGCTAATTTATATGTCGGATTAGTGAGTCTGGGAATTATCCCTTTATTTTTCTACATCAGTAGTTTACAAGCTAAAAAACTAAAAGGATTTAGACGTACCATGAGAGGTTATAGAGAGTCTAGAAATAATGGTATTATTGATTTAATTAATTCTATAACAGTTATCAAATCGTTTACTAGAGAGCATTTAGAAAGCAAAAAACACGAGGTCATTCAATTAGACATGACAGAAAACCAAATGAAAACTCGACAATTAAGTTTTTTATTCGATGGAGTTAAAACCTTTACTGAGCAATTTGGAGTTGTTATAATCATAGTTTTAACGGCTTACTTTGTATTAAACGGAACCATGAGTATTGGCGCCATTATGTTTCATATTTTATTGTTTAATAATGTATCTGCACCTATTCGTCAATTACACAGAATCTATGACGAAGTCAATGATGCTTTAATTTATTCCGAAGCATTTTTTGACATTATGGAAGCGGATGAAACCGAATTTAGTGGCACCTATATTCCGGAAAAAGTCATTGGAAATTTTGAACTAAAAAATGTTGATTTTGCCTACCCAAATGGCACAAAAGCATTGTTCGATGTATCAATGGTCATAAAGCCAAATACCATTAATGCTATGGTTGGTTTAAGTGGAGCTGGGAAAAGTACCGTAGTTAACCTTTTGGATAAGTTTTACGAACCGTCTTCAGGTACCATTCTTTTAGATGGTGTGGATTTACAAGAGTATGACACCCTATGGTTGCGTGATAATATCGGATTAGTTTTACAGAAAAACCACATATTTAATGGTACTATAGAAGAGAACATCCTATATGGAAAAGAGAATGCTACACACGAAGAAGTTGTTGAAGCAGCCATAAAAGCACATATACACGAGCAAATTATCGAACTCCCTGAAGGTTACAACTCCAAAGCAACTTTACTTTCTGGAGGACAAAAACAACGGGTTTCGATTGCGCGCTTATTTTTAAAAAATCCACCAATTATTTTCCTTGATGAACCTACAGCAAGTTTAGATGCCATTGCAACGCAACAAATTAAAAAGAGTTTAGATTCTATAAAAAAAGGGAGAACTGTAATCATCATATCCCATAGTATTTCTCAAATTATAGATGCTGAAAACGTCATCGTTTTAGAGAAAGGAAAAGTTATGGAAGAAGGTACTCATGAAGAATTATATGATAACGAAGGTGCTTATCACGATATTTTTAATGCCATGGCTAACAGTCTAAATATTGAAAAAATTACAGATACGATGAATGAATAA
- a CDS encoding DEAD/DEAH box helicase has translation MSFKSLGLSEPLLKAIQKKGYETPSPIQAKAIPPVLEGRDVLASAQTGTGKTAGFTLPLLHLLSDHTAQRHRPIRALILTPTRELAAQVFANVKEYSEFLNIRSAVIFGGVNQKPQVNKLSQGVDVLVATPGRLIDLENQGVLSLNKVEIFVLDEADRMLDMGFLRDIERVMKLMPAKRQNLMFSATFSKDIKKLAYSILNNPVQVEATPENTAVEVIEQKVYRVAKGKKTDLIIKLITEGNWKQVLVFNRTKHGANKLCKKMISAGITAAAIHGNKSQGARTKALAGFKNGSVRVLVATDIAARGLDIPLLPHVINFELPNISEDYVHRIGRTGRAGASGEAISLVSADETTYLRDIEKLIDMKIEVEILEGFEPDPNASTEPIKPGQNRNQGRGRGSNNKNSGNSGKSKSSSSDRNKSRSRSRNNDSRR, from the coding sequence ATGTCATTTAAATCTTTGGGCCTATCTGAGCCTTTACTTAAAGCTATCCAGAAAAAAGGATACGAAACACCTTCTCCAATTCAAGCAAAAGCCATTCCTCCTGTATTAGAAGGAAGAGATGTTTTAGCTTCAGCACAAACCGGAACAGGAAAAACGGCTGGTTTTACACTACCGTTGCTTCACTTGTTGTCTGATCATACTGCTCAAAGGCACAGACCTATTAGAGCTTTAATCTTAACTCCAACACGTGAGTTGGCAGCGCAAGTTTTTGCGAATGTAAAAGAGTATAGCGAGTTCTTAAATATAAGAAGTGCGGTTATTTTTGGTGGAGTCAACCAGAAACCGCAAGTCAATAAATTAAGTCAAGGTGTCGATGTTTTAGTGGCGACTCCAGGACGTTTAATAGATTTAGAAAATCAAGGAGTTTTATCTTTAAATAAAGTAGAGATATTTGTTTTAGATGAAGCCGATCGTATGTTAGATATGGGGTTTTTGCGTGATATTGAACGCGTTATGAAATTAATGCCAGCTAAGCGACAAAATTTGATGTTCTCAGCAACGTTTTCTAAAGATATTAAGAAATTAGCCTATTCAATTCTTAATAATCCAGTGCAAGTTGAAGCGACTCCAGAAAATACAGCGGTTGAAGTTATTGAACAAAAGGTTTACAGAGTTGCTAAAGGCAAGAAAACAGACTTAATTATTAAATTAATTACTGAAGGTAATTGGAAACAAGTACTAGTTTTTAATAGAACAAAACATGGCGCCAACAAGCTTTGTAAAAAAATGATTAGTGCTGGTATTACGGCTGCTGCTATTCATGGTAATAAAAGTCAAGGAGCAAGAACAAAAGCGTTAGCCGGATTTAAAAATGGATCGGTTAGGGTTTTAGTAGCTACAGATATTGCAGCGCGAGGTTTAGATATTCCTTTACTACCACATGTTATAAATTTTGAATTACCTAATATTTCTGAAGACTACGTGCATAGAATTGGTAGAACAGGTAGAGCAGGAGCCAGTGGAGAAGCTATTTCTTTGGTTAGCGCAGATGAAACGACATATTTGCGAGATATTGAGAAATTAATTGATATGAAGATTGAAGTTGAAATCCTTGAAGGATTTGAACCCGATCCTAATGCTTCAACAGAACCTATAAAACCAGGTCAGAATAGAAATCAAGGACGCGGAAGAGGTTCTAATAATAAAAATTCGGGAAACTCAGGGAAGTCTAAAAGCTCGAGTTCAGACCGAAATAAAAGTAGAAGTCGTAGTAGAAACAACGATAGTAGACGTTAA
- a CDS encoding YitT family protein, with product MKHSKTYNFFSEFGQITLGIVLASIGLKAFLLPNGFLDGGVTGIALLVNGLLGINVSVLLIIFSLPFLILGYYTVSKRIVIKSILSILGFASLIHFGDYGTITEDKLLISIFGGLCLGGGIGIAIRNGSVLDGSEILGIYLNDKFGLSIGKVILMFNIVLFSITALVVSVEIALYSILTYIVTAKVTDLTIEGFEDFIGVTIVSNEYADIKHAIMIELGVGLTTYKGSKGFGSNGPQQDFDIIHTIINRIDIKKMHRIIEDIDENAFIVEFDVNNVKGGVLRHYLDKKKGKTLGKI from the coding sequence TTGAAACACTCAAAAACGTACAATTTTTTTTCTGAATTTGGTCAAATTACTTTAGGCATCGTATTAGCCAGTATTGGTCTAAAAGCATTTTTATTGCCTAATGGTTTTTTGGATGGAGGCGTTACAGGAATAGCATTACTCGTTAATGGTCTACTCGGCATAAATGTATCAGTATTACTAATTATTTTTAGTTTACCATTTCTAATTCTTGGTTATTATACGGTATCTAAGCGTATTGTTATTAAATCTATCCTTAGTATTCTAGGTTTTGCATCATTAATTCATTTTGGGGATTATGGAACGATTACAGAAGACAAACTACTCATTTCAATCTTTGGAGGCTTGTGTTTAGGTGGAGGTATTGGCATAGCCATTAGAAATGGATCGGTTTTAGATGGTTCAGAAATTTTAGGAATTTACCTTAATGACAAGTTTGGCCTCAGTATTGGTAAAGTTATTCTTATGTTTAATATTGTGCTATTCAGTATTACGGCATTAGTCGTTTCTGTTGAAATTGCACTCTACTCTATTCTCACCTATATTGTGACAGCAAAAGTTACCGATTTAACTATTGAAGGTTTTGAAGATTTTATTGGTGTTACTATAGTATCTAACGAATATGCAGATATTAAACATGCCATTATGATTGAATTAGGTGTAGGATTAACCACCTACAAAGGTTCTAAAGGATTTGGAAGTAATGGACCTCAGCAAGATTTTGATATTATTCACACCATTATTAATCGTATAGACATAAAAAAAATGCATCGTATCATTGAAGACATAGACGAAAATGCTTTTATCGTTGAGTTTGATGTTAACAATGTTAAAGGTGGTGTATTACGACACTATCTAGATAAGAAAAAAGGCAAAACCTTAGGAAAAATATGA